One genomic region from Streptomyces sp. NBC_01304 encodes:
- a CDS encoding aldo/keto reductase, translated as MTTFTPHTPAPDRHAHMPHRRCGRSGLHLPALSLALSRSLGDNSPFQNHTALIHHAFDRGITHFDLAPQYGPPQGAAEKNFGRVLAGLRPWRDELIVSVSPSLAALTGFGSRKHMRASLDATLRRTGLEYVDIYYAHRPDPRVPLEETMEALATAVHEGKALYVGLSGYAPATLNRAAAILADLGSPPAVCQASYSLLNQWVTEGLLDVLTQHGVGLVAGAPLAHGALVSTSPTFPVITSQDEAVEMLADIAQTRGQSLPQLALSWLLHDTRVTTVLSGASTAIHLEENRAAVERGDLTPGELVLIADALGVAGVEGGVRGA; from the coding sequence ATGACAACGTTCACCCCCCACACCCCGGCCCCTGACCGTCACGCCCACATGCCGCACCGCCGCTGCGGTCGCAGTGGCTTACACCTGCCGGCGCTCTCGCTAGCCTTGTCCCGCAGCCTCGGCGACAATTCTCCGTTCCAGAACCACACGGCGCTGATCCACCACGCCTTCGATCGAGGCATCACCCACTTTGACCTTGCTCCCCAGTACGGCCCCCCGCAGGGTGCTGCTGAGAAGAACTTTGGCCGGGTCCTGGCTGGCCTGCGGCCCTGGCGCGACGAGCTCATCGTCTCCGTCAGCCCGTCCCTCGCCGCGCTCACGGGGTTTGGCTCGCGCAAGCACATGCGCGCCTCCCTCGACGCCACCCTGCGCCGCACCGGCCTGGAGTACGTCGACATCTACTACGCTCACCGCCCTGATCCCCGGGTCCCACTCGAGGAAACCATGGAGGCTTTGGCCACGGCGGTTCATGAGGGCAAGGCCCTGTACGTGGGACTATCCGGGTACGCTCCCGCCACCTTGAACAGGGCCGCCGCCATCCTCGCGGACCTCGGATCCCCACCGGCCGTGTGCCAGGCCTCGTACTCCCTGCTCAACCAGTGGGTGACCGAAGGCCTCCTTGACGTGCTCACTCAGCATGGCGTAGGGCTGGTGGCTGGGGCGCCACTCGCCCACGGAGCCCTTGTAAGTACCTCGCCTACGTTCCCTGTCATCACCTCTCAGGACGAGGCGGTCGAGATGCTGGCTGACATTGCGCAGACGCGTGGCCAGTCCCTGCCGCAATTGGCCCTGTCGTGGCTGCTGCACGACACACGAGTCACCACCGTGCTTAGCGGGGCATCCACAGCCATCCACTTGGAAGAGAATCGGGCGGCTGTGGAGCGGGGGGACCTCACCCCGGGGGAACTGGTGCTCATTGCGGACGCGCTGGGCGTCGCGGGGGTTGAGGGGGGAGTGCGCGGGGCCTAA
- a CDS encoding DUF7927 domain-containing protein: MAPGGKVTYTVTLRNPGSTDYAGADFNDDLTKVLDDGTYNKDAKASSGKVAYKKPKLSRTGDVAAGKTVTVTYPVKAAVRPAGDRKLTNVITSSSNTNCPVPMNRAAGVIDKNCTTTTPVTKKITVIKKDARTGARLHGAVFELWRESSGKAGLQYSGKNADIRIGTGCATDLKETCTFYATGNG; the protein is encoded by the coding sequence GTGGCACCCGGCGGCAAGGTCACCTACACCGTGACCCTGCGCAACCCGGGCTCCACCGACTACGCTGGAGCCGACTTCAACGATGACCTCACCAAGGTCCTCGACGACGGCACCTACAACAAGGACGCCAAGGCCAGCTCCGGCAAGGTCGCCTACAAGAAGCCGAAGCTGAGTCGGACCGGTGACGTCGCCGCGGGCAAGACTGTCACGGTCACTTACCCGGTGAAGGCAGCCGTCCGCCCGGCCGGTGACAGGAAACTCACCAACGTCATCACCAGCTCCAGCAACACCAATTGTCCGGTGCCGATGAACCGCGCGGCCGGGGTCATCGACAAGAACTGCACCACCACGACGCCCGTCACGAAGAAGATCACCGTGATCAAGAAGGACGCCAGGACAGGTGCCCGACTGCACGGCGCGGTGTTCGAACTGTGGCGTGAGTCCAGCGGCAAGGCCGGACTGCAGTATTCGGGCAAGAACGCCGACATCCGGATCGGTACCGGCTGCGCCACCGATCTCAAGGAGACGTGTACCTTCTACGCTACCGGCAACGGGTAG
- a CDS encoding LacI family DNA-binding transcriptional regulator codes for MKVGITEVAVRAQVSEATVSRVINRRQGVAKKTRDAVEQAMTELGYERPTQGQLVAVVTEFVSNPFFADVAERIESALAPHGLKTVLCPAFPGGVQERDFINSLVDKGVAAVVFLSASNTIEGADTETYEILRARRIPYVGINGEFTDGVPAPVYSTDDALAAELAVDHLYRLGHRTIGMASGPAGNHPADRRVQGFLTSMAKRGVEDAERLVIRQSYTVEGGQAAAGTLLGLGATAIVAASDYMALGAIRGIRRLGRSVPDEVSVVGYDGTMITEFTDPPLTTVRQPADRLALEAGRSVLALVGNRDVPTGELLFDPELVIRSTTGPVPEVA; via the coding sequence ATGAAGGTCGGCATCACCGAGGTCGCAGTGCGGGCCCAGGTCAGTGAGGCAACCGTCAGCCGGGTCATCAACCGGCGCCAGGGCGTGGCCAAGAAGACCAGGGACGCCGTCGAGCAGGCCATGACCGAACTCGGCTACGAACGGCCCACCCAGGGCCAACTCGTCGCCGTCGTCACAGAGTTCGTGTCCAACCCCTTCTTCGCGGACGTCGCCGAGCGCATTGAGTCCGCGCTAGCACCGCACGGCCTCAAAACAGTCCTCTGCCCCGCCTTCCCCGGCGGCGTACAGGAACGCGACTTCATCAACTCCCTCGTGGACAAGGGCGTCGCCGCCGTCGTCTTCCTGTCCGCGTCCAACACCATCGAAGGCGCCGACACGGAGACGTACGAAATCCTGCGCGCCCGGCGCATTCCGTACGTGGGCATCAACGGCGAGTTCACGGACGGCGTGCCCGCCCCCGTCTACTCGACCGACGACGCCCTCGCCGCCGAACTGGCCGTCGACCACCTGTACCGCCTGGGCCACCGCACCATCGGCATGGCCTCGGGCCCGGCCGGCAACCACCCCGCCGACCGGCGCGTCCAAGGTTTCCTCACCTCGATGGCCAAGCGCGGCGTCGAGGACGCCGAACGCCTGGTGATCCGGCAGTCCTACACCGTGGAGGGCGGCCAGGCGGCGGCCGGCACCCTGCTCGGCCTCGGCGCCACAGCGATCGTCGCGGCCAGCGACTACATGGCGCTCGGCGCGATCCGGGGCATCCGGCGCCTCGGCCGCTCGGTCCCGGACGAGGTCTCGGTCGTGGGCTACGACGGCACGATGATCACGGAGTTCACCGATCCCCCGCTGACCACGGTCCGCCAGCCCGCCGACCGCCTCGCCCTGGAGGCCGGCCGGAGCGTCCTCGCCCTCGTCGGCAATCGCGACGTGCCCACCGGCGAGCTGCTCTTCGATCCGGAACTGGTCATCCGCTCGACGACGGGGCCGGTACCGGAAGTGGCCTGA
- a CDS encoding glycoside hydrolase family 36 protein codes for MHTLIDDAPEAVTTAGLAPAPFEPLLDGVRIAVVAPDASWQLGEPHDGVRMLTVRCPGAPLEIRLSVPLGDAAGYWHPQGGWQRTLLADWAGRSEVSLVDAAAAGCLYDHTGATLLTFAAADPVREASLRFGVSEESDTHVVHLRLPASKEPHEIAFVPRAASVASALRVLRGWFAERIVPMPVPEAARTPVYSTWYAFNQNVSATEVETQATLAARLGCGVLILDDGWQELGSGRGYAGCGDWRPDRAKFPDFTAHVERVQETGLRYVAWIAPLLLGPSAACFDRLASCAPAPAGAPGAYVLDPRLPQVRAHVVELCTRLVAEHGLDGLKVDFLDEVMVYAGSPECPAGADIPDVGLAMTALLTELRAALESVRPEVLLELRQPYTGPGMAPFGNMLRSFDCPADATANRVRTLDTSLLAVGGAVHSDMLLWDRDAPVEAVARQLIGALHCVPQISVRLDELSESHLRTVEFWLRQWSAHRELLLDGEVEPGRPDELFTVVRAAAAGQALISVHSDRVVPLDLAAHQRFTLVNGSPTDRIAVEVRGGEGWTQSLVHGPDGRMIEGPLHFLHEGLQSLPVPRGGLISLTVSEGPR; via the coding sequence GTGCACACGCTCATCGACGACGCCCCCGAGGCCGTCACCACGGCAGGTCTCGCACCGGCCCCCTTCGAGCCGCTCCTGGACGGCGTACGCATCGCCGTGGTCGCCCCGGACGCCTCCTGGCAGCTGGGCGAACCGCACGACGGCGTAAGGATGTTGACCGTACGTTGCCCGGGCGCGCCCCTCGAGATCCGGCTGTCCGTCCCGCTCGGCGACGCCGCCGGGTACTGGCATCCACAGGGCGGCTGGCAGCGCACCCTGCTCGCCGACTGGGCCGGCCGCTCCGAGGTCTCCCTGGTGGACGCGGCGGCCGCCGGGTGCCTCTACGACCACACGGGGGCCACGCTGTTGACCTTCGCGGCGGCCGACCCGGTGCGGGAGGCGTCGCTGCGGTTCGGGGTGTCCGAGGAGAGCGACACCCATGTCGTGCACCTGAGGCTGCCCGCCTCGAAGGAGCCGCACGAGATCGCCTTCGTGCCCCGCGCCGCCTCGGTGGCATCGGCGCTGCGCGTGCTGCGCGGCTGGTTCGCGGAGCGGATCGTCCCGATGCCGGTGCCCGAAGCCGCGCGTACGCCCGTCTACTCCACCTGGTACGCCTTCAACCAGAACGTGTCCGCCACCGAGGTCGAAACCCAGGCCACGCTCGCGGCCCGGCTCGGCTGCGGGGTGCTCATCCTCGACGACGGCTGGCAGGAGCTCGGCAGCGGCCGGGGCTACGCCGGGTGCGGGGACTGGCGGCCCGACCGGGCCAAGTTCCCCGACTTCACCGCACATGTGGAGCGCGTACAGGAAACGGGTCTGCGCTATGTGGCGTGGATCGCGCCGCTGCTGCTCGGGCCGAGCGCCGCCTGCTTCGACCGGCTCGCCTCCTGTGCGCCCGCACCGGCCGGCGCTCCGGGAGCGTACGTCCTCGATCCCCGGCTGCCCCAAGTACGCGCCCACGTCGTGGAGTTGTGCACCCGCCTCGTCGCCGAGCACGGGCTCGACGGGCTCAAGGTGGACTTCCTGGACGAGGTGATGGTGTACGCGGGGAGCCCCGAGTGCCCCGCGGGGGCCGACATCCCCGATGTGGGCCTCGCGATGACCGCGCTGCTCACCGAGCTCCGCGCGGCACTGGAATCCGTACGGCCAGAGGTTCTCCTCGAACTGCGACAGCCCTACACCGGGCCAGGGATGGCCCCGTTCGGCAATATGCTGCGCTCCTTCGACTGCCCGGCCGACGCCACCGCCAACCGGGTCCGCACCCTGGACACCTCACTGCTCGCAGTGGGCGGGGCCGTCCACTCTGACATGCTCCTGTGGGACCGCGACGCCCCGGTCGAAGCGGTCGCAAGGCAGCTCATCGGTGCGCTGCACTGCGTCCCGCAGATCTCCGTACGTCTCGACGAACTCTCCGAATCCCACCTGAGGACGGTGGAGTTCTGGCTGCGGCAGTGGAGCGCGCACCGGGAGCTACTCCTGGACGGCGAGGTGGAACCAGGCCGTCCGGACGAGCTGTTCACCGTGGTGCGGGCGGCCGCCGCAGGCCAGGCGCTGATCAGTGTGCACAGCGACCGGGTCGTCCCCCTCGATCTTGCCGCCCACCAGCGGTTCACCCTGGTCAACGGCTCCCCCACGGACCGGATCGCGGTCGAGGTCAGAGGCGGTGAGGGCTGGACGCAAAGCCTGGTCCACGGCCCCGACGGCCGTATGATCGAGGGCCCGCTGCACTTCCTGCACGAGGGACTGCAGTCGCTGCCCGTGCCGCGCGGAGGACTGATCTCGCTCACCGTCTCGGAAGGACCACGATGA
- a CDS encoding carbohydrate ABC transporter permease: MSTVHPRTRGRGILLTSGLAIVLAAVALPFYWLVIAATHSSEDIFDSPPPMLPGGHLMDNLDSLQTSAQFGQVVVNSLLIAVIYTVCAGAVCTLAGYGFAKFRFRGREGLFGLLMLGLVIPAQVTLVPLFKMMAELEWLNTYQAVIMPNLALPFGIFLMRQSMAALPDELLDSARMDGCGELRLFIKVVLPPMKPALAALAIFLFLFQWNDFIWPLIVLRDGASFTIPVALASLQGVDNTDYGAILAGTAIAAIPMALVFLALQRHFVSGLLAGAVKE; this comes from the coding sequence ATGAGCACGGTCCACCCCCGCACCAGGGGCCGGGGCATCCTGCTGACCTCGGGCCTCGCCATCGTGCTCGCCGCCGTCGCGCTGCCCTTCTACTGGCTGGTGATCGCCGCCACCCACAGCTCCGAGGACATCTTCGACAGTCCGCCGCCGATGCTGCCCGGCGGACATCTCATGGACAACCTGGACAGCCTGCAGACCTCCGCGCAGTTCGGCCAGGTGGTCGTCAACTCCCTGCTCATCGCGGTGATTTACACGGTGTGCGCCGGGGCAGTGTGCACCCTCGCCGGATACGGCTTCGCCAAGTTCCGCTTCCGGGGCCGGGAGGGTCTGTTCGGGCTGTTGATGCTGGGTCTGGTCATCCCCGCCCAGGTCACCCTGGTACCGCTGTTCAAGATGATGGCGGAGTTGGAGTGGCTCAACACCTATCAGGCCGTGATCATGCCGAATCTGGCGCTGCCCTTCGGGATTTTCCTGATGCGTCAGTCGATGGCCGCGCTCCCCGACGAACTGCTCGACTCGGCCCGGATGGACGGCTGCGGCGAGCTGCGGCTGTTCATCAAGGTCGTCCTGCCACCGATGAAACCGGCCCTCGCCGCCCTGGCCATCTTCCTGTTCCTCTTCCAGTGGAACGACTTCATCTGGCCGCTGATCGTCCTGCGCGACGGCGCATCCTTCACCATCCCGGTCGCCCTGGCCTCCCTGCAGGGCGTGGACAACACCGACTACGGCGCGATCCTCGCCGGTACCGCCATCGCCGCCATCCCGATGGCACTCGTCTTCCTGGCGCTGCAGCGCCACTTCGTCTCCGGCCTGCTCGCCGGCGCGGTGAAGGAGTGA
- a CDS encoding carbohydrate ABC transporter permease, protein MTATLVRKQAPPGAPAKQPARRTGRRRNLAPYLFILPALLLFAAFKLYPIAWSFVLSLYKTIDGVDTFVGGDNYTRLLDDPLFWTALKNTGIILAVQVPVMLALATGLAVALNSTLLRGRSVFRLGFFMPMVTGLVAYGIIFSVLLNKEYGLVNWLLSLVGLDGVPWLTDPLWAKISLGLALTWHYTGYNAVILLARLQTIPGELYDAAAVDGAGAWKSFRHVTLPGLRPALLLTTVLSTIGTLQIFDEPYILTGGGPDNATLTIGVYLYQNAFKYFDFGYASAIAYALAVLIGILGVIQFKVLGDKS, encoded by the coding sequence ATGACCGCCACGCTCGTCCGCAAGCAGGCACCGCCCGGCGCCCCGGCCAAGCAACCGGCAAGGCGGACCGGAAGGCGCCGCAATCTCGCCCCGTACCTCTTCATCCTGCCCGCGCTGCTGCTCTTCGCGGCGTTCAAGCTGTACCCCATCGCCTGGTCCTTCGTCCTCAGCCTCTACAAGACGATCGACGGGGTCGACACCTTCGTCGGCGGCGACAACTACACCCGCCTCCTCGACGATCCGCTCTTCTGGACGGCCCTGAAGAACACCGGGATCATCCTGGCGGTCCAGGTCCCGGTGATGCTGGCCCTCGCCACCGGTCTCGCGGTCGCCCTCAACTCGACGCTGCTGCGCGGCCGTTCCGTCTTCCGGCTCGGCTTCTTCATGCCGATGGTGACCGGCCTGGTGGCGTACGGGATCATCTTCTCCGTCCTCCTCAACAAGGAGTACGGTCTGGTCAACTGGCTGCTCTCGCTGGTGGGCCTGGACGGCGTGCCGTGGCTGACCGACCCGCTGTGGGCAAAGATCTCCCTCGGTCTCGCGCTGACCTGGCACTACACCGGCTACAACGCGGTGATCCTGCTCGCCCGTCTGCAGACCATACCCGGTGAGCTGTACGACGCGGCGGCGGTGGACGGCGCGGGCGCCTGGAAGTCCTTCCGGCACGTGACCCTGCCGGGCCTGCGCCCCGCACTGCTGCTGACGACGGTGCTCTCCACGATCGGCACCCTGCAGATCTTCGACGAGCCGTACATCCTCACCGGCGGCGGCCCCGACAACGCCACTCTCACGATCGGCGTGTACCTGTACCAGAACGCCTTCAAATACTTCGACTTCGGCTACGCCTCGGCCATCGCCTACGCGCTCGCCGTACTGATCGGCATCCTCGGAGTGATCCAGTTCAAGGTGCTGGGAGACAAGTCATGA
- a CDS encoding ABC transporter substrate-binding protein: protein MELQRRKVLQMGGALAAAGAGLTGLTACSGTGDAGASGSAGAKDKGSITVWSWQGPAAEMKALVPEFNTKYPDIKVTVEDIGNPAIWDKITTAMAAGGDGLADVLHIGVDYLPGYAEKFPNGLADLGELGATRHKDAFAQGMWQTVSPKGSKVNALPWEANSGGFYYRTDVFEDAGIDAGSLQTWDETIEAGKEIKKKTGKFLLGIDKPASQADAANFFQMLLQLQGAFYFNLDGEITLDSPEAVKAMTIIKKMNDADLVSDLSGGWNALISSIKKGTAAVLPWPTWFGGIIEETVPDEAGKWGVRLPPAVRRGGSQAATVNSTHLAVAGSSKNQAAAWSFIEYVLTRPASQVKIYKGKGIAPALMKAYDDAVFHEPSKFFSGQKKGEIFLEALKAPQSAFNYTSDYARALKLVTDAQSKVLLKGADPAKVLADAADQLGKQTGRKVVR from the coding sequence ATGGAACTTCAACGTCGCAAGGTGCTGCAGATGGGCGGCGCGCTCGCCGCCGCGGGCGCCGGGCTCACCGGCCTGACCGCCTGCTCGGGCACGGGCGACGCCGGTGCCTCCGGCTCGGCGGGCGCCAAGGACAAGGGCTCGATCACCGTCTGGTCCTGGCAGGGGCCGGCGGCCGAGATGAAGGCCCTCGTACCGGAGTTCAACACCAAGTACCCCGACATCAAGGTCACCGTCGAGGACATCGGCAACCCTGCGATCTGGGACAAGATCACCACGGCGATGGCGGCGGGCGGCGACGGCCTTGCCGACGTCCTGCACATCGGCGTCGACTACCTGCCGGGCTACGCGGAGAAGTTCCCTAACGGCCTGGCCGACCTCGGCGAGCTCGGCGCCACCCGCCACAAGGACGCCTTCGCACAGGGTATGTGGCAGACGGTCTCCCCCAAGGGCTCGAAGGTCAACGCCCTTCCCTGGGAGGCGAATTCGGGGGGCTTCTACTACCGCACCGATGTCTTCGAAGACGCCGGGATCGACGCCGGTTCGCTCCAGACCTGGGACGAGACCATCGAGGCCGGCAAGGAGATCAAGAAGAAGACCGGCAAGTTCCTGCTCGGCATCGACAAGCCCGCCTCACAGGCCGACGCCGCCAATTTCTTCCAGATGCTGCTCCAGCTGCAGGGCGCCTTCTACTTCAATCTCGACGGCGAGATCACGCTTGACTCTCCCGAGGCCGTGAAGGCCATGACGATCATCAAGAAGATGAACGACGCCGACCTGGTCAGCGATCTGTCCGGCGGCTGGAACGCCCTGATCAGCTCCATCAAGAAGGGCACCGCGGCCGTGCTGCCCTGGCCGACCTGGTTCGGCGGCATCATCGAGGAGACCGTGCCCGACGAGGCCGGCAAGTGGGGCGTGCGTCTTCCCCCGGCCGTCCGCCGGGGCGGATCGCAGGCCGCGACCGTGAACTCCACCCATCTCGCAGTCGCAGGGAGCAGCAAGAATCAGGCCGCCGCGTGGAGCTTCATCGAGTACGTCCTGACCCGCCCGGCCTCCCAGGTGAAGATCTACAAGGGCAAGGGCATCGCCCCGGCCCTGATGAAGGCGTACGACGACGCGGTCTTCCATGAGCCGTCGAAGTTCTTCAGCGGCCAGAAGAAGGGTGAGATCTTCCTCGAGGCGCTCAAGGCGCCCCAGTCGGCCTTCAACTACACCTCCGACTACGCCCGTGCGCTCAAGCTCGTCACCGACGCCCAGTCGAAGGTCCTGCTCAAGGGCGCCGACCCGGCCAAGGTCCTGGCCGACGCCGCCGACCAGCTCGGCAAGCAGACCGGACGCAAGGTCGTGCGATGA
- a CDS encoding serine protease, which produces MTYSNPITTLTRRAVGRLLTSVGTLTAALLLIITAAPAAHAVIGGSPAVAGQFPTIVSVQKNGKHFCGGSLVRADWVLTAAQCVDRATPSQFKVTGGLLGLGNTVPGVTETREVVRIVKHQGFSESNAVDDIALIQLKAPMLNLTTAALPTQGQKFTGKATVAGWGSTSQPTPRPTFRHGPAASALRYVSVSLLSDPECKRQNGASIRPGMICAGDPNGGKDACTGDAGGPLVHNGKLVGIVSWGNGCANPGTPGVYTETARYRTWIDSKLA; this is translated from the coding sequence ATGACTTACAGCAACCCCATAACTACGCTCACCCGCAGGGCAGTTGGCCGACTGCTGACGTCGGTGGGCACTCTGACCGCGGCACTGCTTCTGATCATCACCGCTGCGCCTGCCGCGCACGCGGTCATCGGCGGCTCACCCGCCGTCGCCGGCCAGTTCCCCACCATCGTCAGCGTGCAGAAGAACGGCAAGCACTTCTGCGGCGGCAGCCTCGTCAGAGCCGACTGGGTGCTGACCGCGGCCCAGTGCGTGGACCGGGCCACGCCGAGCCAGTTCAAGGTGACCGGAGGGCTCCTGGGGCTGGGCAACACCGTGCCCGGCGTGACCGAGACCCGCGAGGTCGTCCGGATCGTGAAGCACCAGGGATTCAGCGAGTCCAACGCCGTCGACGACATCGCCCTGATCCAGCTCAAGGCGCCCATGCTCAACCTCACCACCGCCGCCCTGCCCACACAGGGTCAGAAATTCACCGGCAAGGCGACTGTGGCCGGATGGGGAAGTACTTCCCAGCCCACACCAAGGCCCACGTTCCGCCACGGCCCAGCCGCCAGCGCCCTGCGCTACGTTTCCGTTTCGCTCCTCTCCGACCCCGAGTGCAAGCGGCAGAACGGCGCCTCGATCCGGCCCGGGATGATCTGCGCCGGTGATCCGAACGGCGGCAAGGATGCCTGCACCGGCGACGCGGGCGGCCCCCTCGTCCACAACGGCAAACTCGTCGGCATCGTCTCCTGGGGCAACGGCTGCGCCAACCCCGGCACCCCCGGCGTCTACACCGAGACCGCCCGCTACCGCACCTGGATCGACTCCAAGCTCGCCTGA
- a CDS encoding helix-turn-helix domain-containing protein produces MSTNRFHDKPLTIGEVSELTSLTPRTIRYYHEIGLVPEPGRDGAGNRAYRMEEITRLLWVQRMAAAGLSLEAVKEAAEATDDQQVQTLLTELDRILAAKEEQLRQQRAAVARLREFGSAIGLFTPEVAAAHKAGGLDVPSEQEQGFLLLLEATHGVGAALGSVQADAFLAGRPHLNAEALRLSARFDELADADVDDPRIEAWAQGMAAHCAAVEAEEEASGVRFAELDVQEVDERGLMLGAQAMGAATVQPSPAQDRAMKRYLDLAMADYFEENPRPGTER; encoded by the coding sequence ATGAGCACGAACCGATTCCACGACAAGCCCCTGACCATCGGCGAGGTCTCCGAGCTGACGTCCCTCACGCCCAGGACCATCCGCTATTACCACGAGATCGGCCTGGTTCCCGAGCCGGGCCGAGACGGCGCGGGCAACCGCGCGTACCGCATGGAAGAGATCACCCGGCTGCTCTGGGTCCAGCGGATGGCCGCGGCCGGGCTGAGCCTGGAGGCCGTCAAGGAGGCCGCCGAAGCCACCGATGACCAGCAGGTCCAGACGCTCCTCACCGAGCTGGACCGCATCCTGGCGGCCAAGGAGGAACAGCTGAGGCAGCAGCGGGCGGCGGTGGCCCGCCTCCGCGAGTTCGGCAGTGCGATCGGGCTGTTCACCCCTGAGGTGGCTGCCGCCCACAAGGCCGGTGGCCTCGACGTCCCGAGTGAGCAGGAGCAGGGGTTCCTGCTCCTGCTGGAGGCGACCCACGGCGTCGGCGCGGCTCTGGGCAGCGTGCAGGCCGACGCCTTCCTGGCCGGCCGCCCACACCTCAATGCGGAAGCGCTCCGGCTGAGCGCCCGGTTCGACGAGCTGGCAGACGCGGACGTCGACGACCCTCGGATCGAGGCCTGGGCCCAGGGGATGGCAGCACACTGCGCCGCAGTGGAAGCCGAGGAGGAGGCGTCCGGAGTCCGCTTTGCCGAGCTGGATGTCCAAGAGGTCGACGAGCGGGGTCTCATGCTGGGGGCCCAGGCCATGGGCGCCGCGACCGTCCAGCCGTCTCCAGCTCAGGATCGCGCCATGAAGCGGTATCTGGACCTCGCGATGGCCGACTACTTCGAGGAGAACCCCCGCCCGGGCACCGAACGGTGA
- a CDS encoding response regulator transcription factor: protein MNSRMINVLLADDSTIMRRGLRTTLEAVGGIHIVAEAGTGVDAVESARRYLPDVALVDVQMPGGDGITATRRMLQLPRPPGVIVLTTFDYDEYISQALRAGAAGFLLKDSPPEEIVRAVRLVHGGHGAIDPQVTRRAVGLLSDPPPRLAPVEQDRLDTLSGREREVLRLLAGGLANAAIAAELHTSESTVKGHVSRIMTKLGADNRVQAARIAYRAGLDEPDGGS from the coding sequence ATGAATTCTCGGATGATCAATGTGCTGCTCGCCGACGACAGCACGATCATGCGGCGGGGCCTGCGCACCACCCTGGAAGCAGTCGGCGGCATCCACATCGTGGCGGAGGCCGGGACAGGCGTCGACGCTGTCGAGAGTGCCCGCAGGTATCTGCCCGACGTGGCACTGGTCGACGTCCAGATGCCCGGCGGGGACGGCATCACCGCCACCCGCCGGATGCTGCAACTCCCCCGCCCGCCCGGCGTGATCGTGCTGACCACGTTCGACTACGACGAATACATCAGCCAGGCGCTGCGGGCCGGCGCCGCCGGCTTCCTGCTCAAGGACAGCCCACCCGAAGAGATCGTGCGCGCGGTGCGCCTGGTGCACGGCGGGCACGGTGCCATCGATCCCCAGGTCACCCGTCGGGCCGTCGGCCTGCTCAGCGATCCGCCGCCCCGTCTCGCTCCCGTCGAGCAGGATCGTCTGGACACGTTGTCGGGGCGCGAACGGGAAGTCCTGAGGCTGCTCGCGGGAGGGCTGGCGAACGCGGCCATCGCCGCCGAGCTCCACACCAGCGAATCCACCGTCAAGGGCCACGTCAGCCGCATCATGACCAAACTCGGCGCCGACAACCGGGTCCAGGCCGCACGGATCGCCTATCGAGCAGGCCTTGACGAACCGGACGGCGGAAGCTGA